The Falco rusticolus isolate bFalRus1 chromosome 5, bFalRus1.pri, whole genome shotgun sequence genome has a segment encoding these proteins:
- the LOC119148778 gene encoding histone H3: MARTKQTARKSTGGKAPRKQLATKAARKSAPATGGVKKPHRYRPGTVALREIRRYQKSTELLIRKLPFQRLVREIAQDFKTDLRFQSSAVMALQEASEAYLVGLFEDTNLCAIHAKRVTIMPKDIQLARRIRGERA, encoded by the coding sequence ATGGCGCGCACGAAGCAGACGGCGCGTAAGTCGACGGGCGGGAAGGCGCCCCGCAAGCAGCTGGCCACCAAGGCGGCCCGCAAGAGCGCGCCGGCCACGGGCGGCGTGAAGAAGCCGCACCGCTACCGGCCCGGCACGGTGGCGCTGCGCGAGATCCGGCGCTACCAGAAGTCGACGGAGCTGCTGATCCGCAAGCTGCCCTTCCAGCGGCTGGTGCGCGAGATCGCGCAGGACTTCAAGACCGACCTGCGCTTCCAGAGCTCGGCCGTGATGGCGCTGCAGGAGGCGAGCGAGGCCTACCTGGTGGGGCTCTTCGAGGACACCAACCTGTGCGCCATCCACGCCAAGCGCGTCACCATCATGCCCAAGGACATCCAGCTGGCTCGCCGCATCCGCGGAGAGCGGGCCTGA